Proteins encoded in a region of the Trypanosoma brucei gambiense DAL972 chromosome 6, complete sequence genome:
- a CDS encoding tubulin-tyrosine ligase-like protein, conserved,putative: MIKLCRSLRGPCASPTVGASVMPTEQQDTVPAEQPIYLKPSRSKYRKPSFVFPRMRDHLPSYAYRAPSLSTASPMFCITSPSCEYYALRLPLLKAGFKRLHTHLAPKIPSNLLWGRSLTIRPTAPIKTDAGNTGGAVQLTSPHIMGVEGVSSTEALQMVCAHQRFNHFPRTYSTLGCKLGLAQRLHRVKKSLEREGVKRDVFDFFPQTWIFPEQKESLMKAMDQARPTQRFIWKPARGSCGKGIFVCPGGEKNSVHWKRVLEKMQRRVLTSPLLVNRSYVVQEYVDDPLLLEGRKMDLRLYVAVTSYDPLTVYLHDEGLVRLAVQQYNEGAPDEATRCDPVEVSLSHFDPFRDLTNYSIGRKWVKRGKQFGSSEENLEDADLIASEERRDIQALHLKKSMEELWNHIDSLCPVAQQRSVSTICATEPPKMRTSDHVWNSIAQVIVKTLLAVKSTMSKGVKSNLSPGSFFELYGFDMMLDSSLKPWLVEVNTLPSLASTSTFDYTVKTNIISDLLNLAMIEPFERPLECLKGVIDEQRLHSMGLCDSLTLEAAESVHRWKGHHRSHYNPTQLGDLEKREEVWLRLQDELAYCRGFRRIFPPLLTSHSTSFPLADVDVLAPHVNLTKADMWALEA, translated from the coding sequence ATGATAAAACTGTGCCGATCGCTGCGAGGGCCATGCGCATCCCCAACGGTGGGGGCGTCTGTTATGCCTACAGAGCAGCAAGACACCGTACCAGCGGAACAACCCATTTACCTGAAACCAAGTCGAAGTAAGTACCGTAAACCCAGCTTCGTTTTTCCACGTATGAGGGATCATCTCCCATCTTACGCCTATAGGGCACCCTCGCTCAGCACGGCCTCACCAATGTTCTGTATAACGTCTCCTTCGTGTGAATATTATGCCTTACGTCTGCCACTGTTGAAGGCTGGATTCAAACGACTCCACACACATTTAGCGCCGAAAATCCCCAGTAATCTACTCTGGGGGCGCTCATTGACGATTCGGCCTACGGCACCCATTAAGACAGACGCGGGGAACACTGGAGGTGCTGTCCAACTCACATCTCCACATATTATGGGTGTAGAAGGAGTGAGCAGCACCGAAGCATTGCAGATGGTTTGTGCACATCAGCGTTTTAATCACTTTCCACGCACCTACAGTACACTCGGCTGTAAACTGGGTTTGGCGCAACGGCTTCACCGTGTAAAGAAGTCActtgaaagggaaggggttAAGAGAGACGTATTTGATTTCTTCCCCCAAACATGGATATTCCCCGAGCAGAAAGAATCTCTCATGAAGGCAATGGATCAAGCAAGACCCACGCAGCGCTTCATTTGGAAACCTGCGAGGGGAAGCTGTGGAAAAggtatatttgtttgtcccggaggggaaaagaactCCGTGCATTGGAAGcgtgttttggagaagatgCAGCGACGCGTCTTAACGAGCCCATTGTTGGTGAACCGCAGTTATGTGGTGCAGGAATACGTGGATGACCCACTGCTCTTGGAGGGGCGTAAGATGGATCTTCGCCTCTACGTTGCTGTTACTAGTTATGACCCACTTACGGTGTACCTTCACGATGAGGGATTAGTTCGATTAGCCGTTCAACAGTATAACGAAGGCGCACCCGATGAGGCGACCCGATGTGACCCTGTGGAGGTCTCTTTGTCTCATTTTGACCCATTTCGTGACTTGACGAACTACTCAATTGGACGTAAGTGGGTAAAGAGGGGGAAGCAATTTGGATCTTCGGAAGAGAACTTAGAAGATGCTGATCTCATTGCAAGTGAAGAAAGACGTGATATTCAAGCACTACATTTGAAGAAAAGCATGGAAGAGCTTTGGAACCATATTGATTCGCTATGCCCTGTAGCACAACAGCGGTCGGTGTCAACAATCTGTGCCACGGAGCCACCGAAAATGCGAACGTCTGACCATGTGTGGAACAGTATTGCACAGGTAATCGTAAAAACACTGTTAGCTGTCAAATCAACAATGTCGAAAGGAGTTAAAAGCAATCTCTCACCTGGAAGCTTTTTTGAGTTGTACGGTTTCGATATGATGTTAGATTCGAGTCTGAAACCATGGCTTGTTGAAGTCAATACGCTACCATCTCTCGCCAGTACATCTACATTCGACTATACCGTTAAAACCAACATTATTTCTGACTTACTAAATCTCGCCATGATCGAACCTTTTGAGCGGCCCTTGGAGTGTCTCAAGGGGGTAATTGACGAGCAACGTCTACACTCTATGGGATTGTGCGACTCTCTTACGTTAGAAGCTGCGGAATCGGTGCATCGTTGGAAGGGCCATCACCGGAGCCATTATAATCCCACACAACTGGGGGATCtggagaagagggaagaagtgTGGTTGCGCCTGCAGGATGAACTGGCGTACTGCCGCGGCTTCCGTCGAATCTTTCCGCCACTTCTCACCTCTCACTCAACATCTTTTCCTCTAGCTGATGTGGATGTCTTAGCACCGCATGTTAATTTAACCAAAGCCGATATGTGGGCATTGGAGGCTtga
- a CDS encoding ATP-dependent DEAD/H DNA helicase recQ, putative, with translation MQNSYEEILFDDVASDNTPSEGETLTPVNVELVHDEKNNTEEEKEEEEYLMRVPFLAPRRASTFCNTPPSDHRNNSNGLTVCHVAHSVPQDENPVGLPANAAFPMNCIRKGVDEDDKSILQVTLERLFKETPRSNTSTIPICSYLLQNHLGVSSGEFREGQQEAVLAILQGESTLAVFPTGWGKTLCFQVPILVHRLLFQQKLMLWKQKQLENVSLPEYTAPCSRFGVVVSPLLSLMADQVERITKDGSLKAVILSSATSGARDKDLLESLSSPVCNIDLVFLSPEKIVRHRELRQVLKGQVHRIAFICIDEAHCVSQWAYDFRPSFLYVHRVLEDIVLGGDFSPPFLCLTATATPSVIDDLQSTFNIRRTVVVPYQRANLQLEAVSLLSENVTKDSPPTHSDLREKLLQTVLELPKPMLVYVQTRADADELAKFLSSKLGAAQNGKARKKGDTTRSLLFTSATHEKIQNGTVENITSGVEGRPLVIQSYHAALERHARTKCQNQFMHDRIDVLIATVAFGMGIDKPNIRSVVHASVPSSIESYVQETGRAGRDGKLSICRLLYNPYDFYALRSRLLSSLVSPTEMLSVVTHILSSPVTRFGDKLIVVSVSKISEELMMSEETVETVLFMMLTLESGVLTACHGTSPTGYRVIRWSTEINTTTTNGKRKRDRDVQSGVGSALAQLEALDGVFETCRNNKRMESVVNAANALNMSLSDFNFRLDDLSASGFVSLQKLPTGYVITVGDRFVEVSSPTARQELATRLWSLYNNRLESLVKSLELTFAVLRCPTHESVRAGLEWDPRRNLSSEFLLQKEGIPCWQAPRRSLTKVDAVMTLNDFVEKNRTRINGSYEAARALLGVLPKSLTSRGKYAGELPLALSWYVRSPHFGLLREFDLQLILKLLTPHNLDEKEET, from the coding sequence ATGCAAAATAGTTATGAAGAGATTCTTTTCGACGATGTAGCTAGCGACAACACACCTTCTGAAGGGGAAACCTTAACCCCTGTTAATGTGGAGCTCGTACACGATGAAAAGAATAAtacagaagaagaaaaggaggaagaggagtatTTGATGCGTGTTCCGTTTTTGGCGCCACGTCGAGCATCAACTTTCTGCAACACTCCTCCTTCAGACCATAGAAATAACAGCAATGGACTCACAGTTTGTCATGTCGCTCATTCAGTGCCACAAGATGAGAACCCAGTTGGACTACCTGCCAATGCGGCTTTTCCCATGAATTGTATTCGAAAGGGTGTTGACGAGGACGACAAGAGCATTTTGCAGGTTACTTTAGAAAGACTGTTCAAGGAAACTCCACGTTCCAACACTTCGACAATACCCATTTGCAGCTACTTGTTACAGAACCACTTGGGTGTGTCCTCGGGCGAGTTCCGTGAAGGACAACAAGAGGCTGTGCTTGCCATTTTGCAAGGGGAAAGCACTCTTGCTGTCTTTCCCACTGGCTGGGGAAAGACGCTCTGCTTTCAGGTGCCAATTCTTGTTCACAGACTGCTCTTTCAGCAGAAGCTCATGTTGTGGAAACAGAAGCAATTAGAAAATGTATCGTTACCGGAATATACGGCGCCGTGCTCCCGATTTGGTGTGGTCGTTTCTCCCTTGCTGTCGTTAATGGCCGATCAGGTTGAAAGGATTACGAAGGATGGCTCCTTGAAGGCAGTTATTCTTTCCTCAGCTACCTCGGGTGCACGTGATAAAGATCTCTTGGAAAGTTTGTCTTCCCCAGTGTGTAATATTGACTTGGTTTTTCTATCACCTGAAAAGATTGTACGTCACCGTGAGCTTCGGCAAGTACTGAAGGGTCAAGTTCACCGTATCGCATTCATATGCATTGATGAGGCCCATTGTGTTTCCCAATGGGCGTATGATTTTCGACCATCCTTCCTGTACGTTCATCGTGTGCTTGAAGATATAGTCTTGGGAGGAGATTTTTCTCCCCCATTTCTTTGTCTCACAGCAACGGCAACGCCATCAGTAATCGATGATTTGCAGTCGACATTCAATATTAGGCGAACAGTCGTTGTACCCTATCAGCGAGCAAACCTCCAATTGGAGGCAGTTTCTCTCCTGAGCGAAAACGTAACGAAGGACTCTCCTCCCACTCACAGTGATTTGCGGGAGAAGCTGTTGCAGACAGTGCTCGAGCTTCCAAAACCGATGCTTGTGTACGTACAAACTCGGGCCGACGCCGATGAACTGGCTAAATTTCTCTCGTCCAAGCTGGGGGCTGCACAAAATGGAAAAGCgaggaaaaaaggggatACAACACGTTCTTTATTGTTTACCAGCGCCACTCATGAAAAGATACAAAACGGAACGGTGGAAAATATCACTTCCGGTGTTGAGGGGAGACCCCTCGTAATCCAAAGTTATCATGCAGCACTCGAACGGCATGCCCGAACAAAGTGCCAAAATCAGTTTATGCATGATCGGATTGACGTACTGATTGCGACTGTTGCGTTTGGAATGGGCATTGATAAGCCAAATATTCGTTCTGTGGTTCACGCGTCGGTGCCAAGCTCAATAGAAAGCTACGTCCAAGAAACTGGTCGCGCTGGACGTGATGGCAAATTATCCATTTGCAGACTTTTGTACAACCCATACGACTTTTATGCACTGCGCTCTCGCCTGCTTTCCTCCCTGGTGTCCCCCACGGAGATGCTGTCGGTTGTGACTCACATTCTCTCCAGCCCCGTTACTAGGTTTGGAGACAAACTTATCGTGGTGTCTGTGTCAAAGATTTCGGAAGAGCTAATGATGAGCGAAGAGACGGTGGAAACTGTTCTTTTCATGATGCTTACACTGGAAAGTGGAGTCTTGACCGCATGCCATGGAACGTCACCAACTGGTTATCGTGTCATCCGTTGGTCTACTGAAatcaacacaacaacaacaaatggaaAGCGCAAGCGGGATCGGGACGTTCAATCGGGTGTCGGCAGCGCATTGGCTCAGCTCGAGGCGTTAGATGGTGTTTTCGAGACGTGTCGAAACAACAAGCGAatggagagtgttgtgaatgCAGCGAATGCGTTGAATATGTCTCTCAGTGATTTTAATTTTAGGCTTGATGACCTCTCCGCCTCGGGATTCGTGTCACTGCAGAAACTGCCGACAGGTTATGTCATAACGGTTGGGGATCGCTTCGTTGAGGTTTCTTCACCCACTGCTCGGCAAGAGCTAGCAACGCGCCTATGGTCGCTGTATAACAACCGCCTTGAGTCTCTCGTCAAATCTCTCGAATTGACATTTGCCGTGTTGCGGTGCCCAACGCATGAGAGTGTGCGGGCAGGACTTGAATGGGATCCGAGACGCAACTTATCGTCTGAGTTTCTTttgcaaaaggaaggaattCCGTGCTGGCAGGCGCCGCGGCGTAGTTTGACCAAAGTGGATGCTGTAATGACATTAAATGACTTTGTGGAGAAGAACCGCACGCGAATTAACGGTTCTTATGAGGCCGCTCGGGCATTACTTGGCGTTCTGCCGAAGAGTCTAACAAGTCGCGGCAAATATGCCGGTGAACTTCCTCTTGCTCTGAGTTGGTATGTGCGTTCTCCCCACTTCGGGTTGCTGAGGGAGTTTGATTTGCAGTTGATTTTAAAGTTACTTACACCACACAACTTggacgaaaaggaagaaacgtAG